The DNA segment AACCCTAAGAACTACAGACGTCTGCGACCACTGGCTGGAAAAAAGACTTCAAAAAACAAATCTGGAAATTGAAATTCTGGATAGTCCTCTTTTCATCAACACTAAAGAAGACCTTAAAGAATATTTTAAAGATAAAAAATCCTATCATCAAACCGATTTTTACAAACAGCAGAGAATCACCCGAAATATATTAATGAAAGCCGGAAAACCGTTAGGCGGAAAATGGACCTACGACACGGAAAACCGTAAAAGATACCCGAAAAATAAAAAAGCTCCTGCGATCCATTTTCCGGTAAACAATGAATATTATGAAGAAGCTAAACAATATACCGAAAAATATTTCGCAAAAAATTACGGAACGCTTACGGAGGAACAGCTCTACCCTACTACTTTCAAAGAATCCGAAAAATGGCTGGAACAGTTTCTGGAAATGCGTTTTCATGAATTTGGAATCTATGAAGACAGCATGGTGGAAAAAGAGCACTTTCTCCATCACAGCATCCTTTCTCCGCTGATGAATGCAGGATTGCTAACTGCTGAAAATGTTCTGGAAAAAGCGATTTCGTTTGCTAAAGACAATGATGTTCCGGTAAATTCTCTGGAAGGTTTCGTACGACAGATTTTAGGATGGAGAGAATTTGTGCGTGGTGTTTATATTTATCAAGGAACCTATCAGCGGAATAAAAATTACTGGAAACATCAACAAGAGCTTCCCGAATCGTTTTATACCGGCGAAACGGGAATCCGACCGATTGACAGTTCGCTCCGGAAGATTCTGAAAACCGGTTATGCCCATCACATCGAACGGCTGATGATTTTTGCCAATTTTATGAATCTTTGCCAATTCAATCCAGATGAAGTTTACCAATGGTTTATGGAAATGTTTATTGATTCGTACGACTGGGTAATGGTTCCGAATGTCTATGGTATGAGCAGTTTTTCAGATGGTGGAAAAATGAGCACAAAACCATACATCAGCGGAAGCAATTATATCAAAAAGATGAGCGATTATCCCGATGGAGAATGGACAGAACAATGGGATGCGCTGTTCTGGAATTTTATTAATGACAATAAAGATTTCTTTGCTAAAAACCCTCGTCTGGGAATGATGCTGAGAACATTGGAGAAAATGCCGGAAGAAAAACGAAAGCAGCATTTTAAAACGGCAAGGGAATTTATCGGAAGTTTAAAATGATTTTTAGACATAAACAATTGATTGGTAAAGAGTTGTTAAAAAAGCAAAAAGCTTTGTAAATAGAGGCTTTCCTTCGTCAGGCTCAGGATAAACTAAGCTCAGCCTGACAATGCAAAGTAAAAGTTAGTATTAGAGATGTCATCCTGAGCTTGTCGAAGGATCTTACAATAAAATTTATAATATGAATAAAAACCTCAACATACAACAAATCGACAGAATCATCGAAATGGCATGGGAAGACAGAACTCCGTTTGAAGCCATACAATTCCAGTTCGGAATAAGTGAATCGGAAGTAATTGAACTGATGCGTTCGGAACTGAAAGAATCAAGTTTTAAACTTTGGCGGAAAAGGGTAAATTCCGGGATAAGCCAGAAACATTTAAAAAAAAGAAATGAAGAAATCAACCGTTTTAAATGCAGCAGGCAAAGAGTGATCAGCAATAATAAAATTTCGAAAAGATAAGAGGCTTACAATTTATTTATTCTGATTCTTTAATAAAATAATGAAGAAAATTTACAACAACCTATAAAAAACCAAAGCAAAAAGTTCTGCTTTGGTTTAATTGATAATAGAGTTTAAGAATAAATTACTAGCCTTTACTTCAATTTGATCTATTCATATTTAGAAAAATCGACAGCAAATATACATCTGTTGACCTGACTTCCATTTTGTGCTCCTGCATTCGGCTCATATTCCGTGAGGCTCCAGAGGTAACCATATTGAGATTCATAGTAGAGTGATTCTGCTCCATAAGGCCATCGGTAGCGCACCGTATCGTCGGCTCCGTCTGTATAACGTGCTAATCTCGCATTTGATCCGTAAGAATTGCTTGGAGATCCTGTACATGAGAGCCATGTTCTGTTCCCCTTTCGGAATACGCCCTGTATTCCATGCGCATGATTATCCGGAAAAAGGCTATTCTTTGGAGCAATCTCTGAAATTCCTGCATTCTGAAGTATCCCACTTGCATTAATCGGGAAACCAAACACCTTTGGAATAATAGAAGCATCAGCACTACCTGCATAATATTGCCCGGTCCACAACTCAGTTCCTTCTTCATTAACCTGTACAGTAGAAAACGGATTGGCATTATTGATCTTCTGATACCCAACCTGAGGCAATATATATCGATAATTAAAGGCGAATAAATTACCATTGGCATCTTTACCACACTTATCATTGGTGGTATCGCCGGTGCTCACTTCAATGATCTTGTTCAAATCAAACACCCGAACCCCTAAATTGGTACTGCTGAGATATATTTTACCTTTAAAATAAGCTATGCCGCCCGCATGCACATTCAGAGGCGCGTAGGAACCGTATTGTGAATAGGCTGTTGTATTGGCGGGAATATCAGGCTGTACCAACAGCATGTGGCGGTATGTAAGATAGGTGCCTGAACTTGGACTGATGTCAATAAGAGTAATACGGGATCCTTTAAATTCGGCATCATCTTTTGCATACCAGCTTACCAGCAGATAACGGACGCCATCTTTGGTAAATCCTGCAATTCCCTGCGGTCTCCAGATTGATGTTGTTTCATCATCGGTATTCCAGCGGATTCCCCTTACCCTGTTTTCTTCCGGAATATTGAATCCGTAAACCTCTGTGTAGGCACTTCCGCCGATTGCCTGCCGGTTTTTGTCGATCTGAGAAGGATTTAAAAAACTAAAACCTGAGCTGATATAAGCACTTGTATCAACATAGGCATTGACAGTAGCATCCGTAGCTGCTTTATTGGCATAGGTTTGTGATGAAAGCTCTTCTTCCGTTGAAGCTGAAGCCCATTCATTATTCTGGCATCCGACACCTGTAAGGACAAGTAAAAGCATCCAGCCGAGGAGTTGTTTCTGAAGCATAAGCAATTTAAATTTTTAATAGTTATAATTGCCTGCGAAACTATCAGATTCTCTTTTGATTCAGGTCTCGTAATCGTTAATTATGTATTAAATTTATGATTCCAGAACGGTTGTAAAATCTTCAATACCGAAAATTTCAAGGTTGCTTTAATAAAATGTAGCTGCTTTATAAAAACGTAAAAACCTCGCATTTTGCAGGGTATTTATTATTGCTAATGGATTAAAAATCTGCGGGATCGGATCTCTTTAATTTTATTGTTGATAATCGGTTAATATTTTTCCATTCTTCGCATTGATTACTAATGTCCTCACTCTTTTATTTTTTTCTTCTTTAAAAATCCAGACATCTTTATTTACTGATTGAATATGGTTGCTTTTTGTTTTATAATATTGATTTTCTATGCTCTGAAAATCGATATTTTCAAATCCATTTTTTCTTGCTATATTTTCAGCTATTTGTGGAGAAATAAATTTACCTTTTTTTATTTTTGCGCAAATCAAATTAATATTATCAACTTGCAACTTAATAGATGATTTGTCGTATTGTGAAGTATATCTAAAAAAAGTATTATAAAACACTAAACCATTAATAGTAAATTTATAGTTATAAATTATTAAATAATCATATTTTTTATCACTATTCATAATTTTGTTGAAATTTGATGTATCAGATAAAGAAAATTTTAGTTTCGTAGGTACAAAGCCTTCGTCCTTTGTCAATTCTCCAAAATTTATATAAGTATTTTTTTCATCCAAATAAAAATTAAAACACTTATTACTATTTTCTACAATGACAGATTCAATAGCCTTATCATTTAGTTTTATTTGAGATTGAAAAAAATAGCTAAACAGAATTAACGTAAATATTATATGTTTTTTTTTCATAAAATTATTTTCCTGAATTTTTCCATTAGAACCACTCTTATAAATTTAAATAATTAAATTGAAAAAAGAATGTTGCACTTTCAGTATCAGATGCTATGAAAAGACGTCTTTAATAAAAATGCTGGTTAATTATAACATACAAAAATCTCACAAAATCCCGAAGCTTTTGTTATTCCTCAAGGATTATAATCTACGAGAGCGCGTCGGGAACATATAATACCCTTCCGAAGTCGGGATGATCTCAGCTTTATTTCATTATTAGTCATCGTTCCCGTTTCATCTTTCCATGCATAGGTGAACTTATACTGGAAGCCATCCAGGTAATCCGTCTGCAGTCCTCCAAAGAGCTTCTTTATTTTTACTCCTTCTGCCCGGTAACCATAATCCGTTACCTGAGCATTCTAGGTGATCTTCTTCGGTAAATTAAATAATTATATTGATTTTAATATAAAATTAAGTTTTACGGTGTTTATAAACACAAAACCACCGCAAAAACGGTGGGCTTATTATTATCAACTCAAAGTCGGTAGACTTTGCGCAGCGGGAAAAACCAAGCTTAAACTCCACCTAGTAGTTCTGCTTTAGTTCTGTTTGCATATACAAAACAGAACATCATATATACAAAACCCACCGCAATTGCGATAGGTTTCTTTATTATCTGCTACGAAGTTACAAACTTCGCAGAGCGGGGGGCTAACTATATTCCTTTATGTTCCTCTTTTATCAACTTCCATTTTTCCTCTTCACATGAATATTGAAAAACTATTTCTGAACCACCTCCATTCGTAAATTGATAATTTTTATTTTTATATGTTACTTTAAATTCTATGATTTTAATAGTAATCTTATTACCATTTAGTTGTTGAATAACTTTCCAAACATTTATTCCTTTCTTTAGAAGACTTCTGCTCTTTTTATCATAAATATCAATTTCTTTAAATTGTATTTTGGTAGAAGCATCTATTTTAAAACTTTGATTATTTTGATCAATCAAATATAAATTATTGATTGAATGTGTAAAATTATCTAAAAATATTTTCCAGTTTTCTGTATGTATGTCTTTATTTGATTGTTCAATATAAAATTTATACAAATCATTTGACTTAATTACTATTGCAGAATCTCTTAAAATTTTATATTCATTATCTGTTTTTTGAGCTTTAATAACAAGAGAAAAGAACATAAAACACAATGTTAAAAATATTATTTTCTTCATTTCTATTTTGTTTTAGGGGTTACAAAGTATTTTTGAGGAATGGTAGCTTTCACTCCTGTATTATTATAAATATACACAGTTCCATTTGATCTAGAGAAAACATAATTGATCGCAGTTCCGCTATTCTGAACATCTCCACCTTTGAAAGATGGAGCATTTTTATAACCACTTGTAGTGGTAGTTCCTCCTATTGTTGCCGAAGATGATGATCCTAAAATATTATTTGATGTTGATGATTCAGTTTTGCTTCCGCTTGGATGTGAATGAAATGTGGATTGATTTCCGTAACTAGTAATAGTAATACTTGCATTTGGATCAGTTGCAGGATCACGAACAGGTCCCATTGGAGATTCCACAACAGTTCCATTTTTTTTATGCGTCCACCATATTCTCTATTATTTGCATCTGAAGTTCCCCCTTTCCCATTATCTTGGTTGACAATATCAACCATTGCTTGACGTGTTTCAGGACTTCCTGCAATTTCAACACTATTATCATATGCTATACTATTGGATTGGAAAGCTGAAGTATTTCCAGAATTTTCGGTAATAAATTTTTCAGTCGCTTTTCTATCTTTATTGGATATTCCAGCAGAAGGAGCACCAGAATCAAAACTTGATTTTGTGGTTTTTACAATATAAACTTTACCATCATTAATACCATCATTTCCAAGATATTCTCCATTTTCATTAATAAAATCTCCTTCTAATCTACCATCCGGATCAATAAATCTGATAGGATTGTCATAAGCATAACGATATGGAGACCAAGCTCTGTTTACTTCCGCCAGCGGATCCACCACGCCCCAACGTCCAATATCCGGCATGTAAAACCTTGCGCCATAATCATACATTCCGGTCTCCTGTAACTCTTTTCCGTTGTACTTGTAGTTGTACGCATTATCAAAACTATAACTTTGTGCATTATGCATCAGCCCGAAAGGATAGTAATTGGTAACACCTTCTGCTTCTCCGGTAATGATATAGTTGTTACAAATCTGTCCATCCGGAGTGTCATAACAATTATTAACCACAATATCTCCCGTCACCTGACCATTTCCGTCTGCATCGCTGTAGCTTAATCTTACATTCCCCAAGTGGTCCGTGTAATTATAAAAATACCTGTTTCTTAATCCATCAAAATAACCTTCCGGAGTAGGGATGATCCTTAATTTCATTCCATCAGTGGTCATCGTTCCCGTTTCATCTTCCCATGCATAGGTAAACTTATACTGAAAGCCATCCAGGTAATCCGTCTGCAAACCTCCAAAGAGCTTCTTTACTTTTACTCCGTCTGCTCTGTATACATAATCTGTTACCTGCGAGTTCTGAGTGATCTTCTTCGGTAAATTTAAATAATTATACTGATTTTAATGTAAAATTAAGTTTTACAGTGTTATAAGAAACATAAAAACCCTTGCAAAATTGCGAGGGTTATTTGTATCTACCGGCACGAGCGAGACGCTCGCGCCAGCGTGGGAAGCCCTCCATTGATACGGCTAATAAACTGGCTTCTTTTCTGGAAGTATCTTTGGATTATCTTACAGGCAATGCAGATGTACTGCTCGATATGCAGACAATGGACAGGATTCTTGAAGTACAGGCTTTACCCGATGATATTAAAGACAAACTTTTCTACTTCATTGATATGACGGTAAGAGATTATAAAGCCAAAAAAGCGTACTCGTAAAACAGAAAACACTCGCTTTTGCGAGTGTTTTCTGTTTTGATAAATTACTTTACTTATTCAATAGCTTTTTCCTTATAATAAAAGTTCAAAATATTTAATGCTACAAGACTAACTAAAAATAGTATTGAGGTACTTAAATAGATATCTTGTTCGATAATTCCTTTGAATAAAATCATATTCTTAAGCCAAACAATCAATAAAAGTATCGAAGAATATAAAATATATTTAGAGCTTTTAATGAAAGCTGTAAGTATAAATAATACTATTGATAGCAGTATTTCCATATCTATAATAAAAAAATTATTGGGATAATTGCTAATATTAAAACTTATAGATTGTGATTTAAATATATCTAAAATAAATCCATATAAAGGATATGCAGGAGAAAAATTATAAGCAATTTTAATATTTAAAAATCCTATTACTACCAATAGTGCTAAAATAATAATTATATATTTCTTTTTCATATTAATCCAATTTATGAACCTGATCCAGTTCCTTTCTTTTGTTGGTCTCCAGTTCTCACATTTGGTTGAACTTGGAAGTTATTCCAATTAACATTCTGAAACCATTTTACTGGATTTACACCTTGATCAGTTCTTTGTATTAGTGGTTTTAAGTATGGAGTCATAGAGTCATCAATATTAGTGTGTCCTGTTCCTGTCATTGTAGCTTTTATAGAGTTTTGACCAGTAACAGTTTTTGAACCACCACCTCCAGAAAACATATTTTTATCAGCACTTAAACTAATAATATTTTGAACATTACCTCCTAAACTTGCAGAATATGGATCTGAGCTATAAGCAGTTCCTCCTCCCGCATTTACAGATACGGGTTCCATTGTTAGAACTAGGTTAATATTTTCAGTTGTTGAACTTGCTGCATTAAGAATATCTTTACCTCCTAGACTATGTCCTATCATTATAACATTCCCATCAGGATTTACGCTTCTGTAATTGCTAATTGTTTCAACCATATGAGTAGCTGCAAGACCACTGTCAGTTCCTGTATAAGCCGCAACTGCTATATTACTTCCCAGACTATTTTGAAGACTGGACAAAGCTCCATCTGTTTGTAGATTTTTAGGAAGATTAGAATAAAGGGTATTCGTTCCGCTTCCAACGCCATCTCCATTTCTTCCGTCAGCTCTTCCTAATCCTAAAACTACTAAAGTAGATTGGTTTTTATTAAAATTATCCGCAGGAACTGCTTCAAGACCTTCTAATTCTCTATGTGAAGTAACCTTATTTTCAGAAAAATTGTAATGAGATTGATAAGCATATTTTTCAGAAAGCGGATCTATGTTGAAAAATCGTCCCACATCGGGCATATAATTACGCCATTTGAAGGAGTAGAAGCCTGTTTCCTGCAATTCCTGTGACTGATACTTGTAGTTGTACGCATTATCAAAACTATAACTTTGTGCATTATGCATCAGCCCGAAAGGATAATAGTTCGTAACACCCTCTGCTTCTCCGGTTATGATATAGTTGTTACAAACCTGTCCATCCGGAGTATCGTAACAATTATTAACCACAATATCTCCCGTTACCTGACCATTTCCGTCTGCATCGCTGTAGCTTAATCTTACATTCCCCAAGTGGTCCGTATAATTATAAAAATACCTGTTTCTCAGTCCGTCAAAATAACCTTCCGGAGTAGGGATGATCCTTAATTTCATTCCATCACTGGTCATCGTTCCCGTTTCATCTTCCCATGCATAGGTAAACTTATACTGAAAGCCATCCAGGTAATCCGTCTGCAGTCCTCCAAAGAGCTTCTTTACTTTTACTCCGTCTGCTCTGTATACATAATCTGTTACCTGCGAGTTCTGAGTGATCTTCTTCGGTAAATTTAAATAATTATACTGAATGGAAGAAATATTTTTATCCGGAAAAGAAGTCATATTTCCATTGTCATCATATCCGATATTGGTTGGGGTCGCTTTGTAAGGGAATCCCTGTGTTAATGTAACGGCATCTTTTACCTTCTGCAACCTGTTGCTCATATTGCTGTTTTCGTAATCATAGGTAAGATTATCGATCAACAGGGCGGTTGCTCCCATTCTCTGGGCGGTTCTTTGGATAGTTTTAATGTTTCCGTTCAGGTCATAGGTTGCTTTTTCATAATATTCCCTAAGAGAAGGGTTGGTAGAATTCTGGTAAAACCCTGCTGAGAGACGGTTAAGCTTATCATACACATAGCCATACCTTTTCAGAGATTCGTTGGCGCTTACGCCTGTTTTCCAGTCTACTTCGGCAATGTTGCCATTGTATTTCGGAAGGACCTGTAAAGAGGCATCTGAGGTGTCCGGGGTCTGCAACCCTTCCACTTCATTATATTTAATTTTATATGCGAAAAGATCACCTGAAAGATTATTAGGATCATTGATCTGGGTCATCCAACCGCGGATGTTGTAGGCGTAATCCACTTTTTGTAATCCGCTTCCTAAAACCGTTCCCCCAACTTTCTTGTTTTTAAGCTGGGACAGTTCATTGTAGGTGTTCTGCGCTAAATATTCCACCGGGTTATTGTCTACCTGGTGGGTATGGGTCAGAAGCCTATTCTGAGAATCATAGGTAAAGTTTTCGGTAATCACTTTATCCGTATCGGTATCCAGCCTTTTATGACGGGTGATGCTTTGCTGAACAGCCCCTGCAAAATCAAGCCTGGATTCTGTTTGGGTACGACCACCTAAGTGATTGATAGAATAACTTCCGATGGCTCTTCCTTTTTTATCATAATAGGTGTAATTTTTCGTCCAGTTGTCGTCCTCAATGTTTTTCACCAGGCTCATCACCGGAAGACTCTTGGTGCTTAAGCCTTCTGCAGTATTCGTTTCGGTAAGGGTGGGTTCTCCCAAAATATTTGTTGGAAAAGATGGGTTAAAGTAATATCCAGGGTAAGAATCATAATAATTTAAAGATAATAAAGTTACCCAGTTGGAAGAATTAGGATAGCTTCCGTCCGGATTATTATAATACACATCGATTCCCTGCCTGTTAAAAAAAGGAGTATTGATCCGGGTTACATTATTTGATCCAAAGCTGTCAACGGTACCCTGTTCCACACTTCTCTGGTATCCTGTTCCGATTCCGGTAATAGCCACTCTTCCGAACTGGTCATATTTTGTATAGAGCCATTGTCCTTTTTCCTTCATCACGGTGTCTTGGGTTGCAACCAGCCTGTCCTGCTTATCGTAGAGCATATATTCCCAGCCTTTGCCCGGAAGCTTCTTTTCTACCAGCCGGTTTCTGCCGTCGTATTTGTACTGGTAGCAGAGGTTATCCAGATCAGAAGCTGAAAGAGTCTGAACGTTGGAGGCTAATGGCGGAATGACATATGCCAATTGATTGTATTCGTTGTACACATAATACGTATCCACTTTTTCCGTGGCGCTGAGCATCTTTCTTACCAAAAGAACCTGGCCTTCCCCGTTTTTAAATTCAATGGTCTGGTTTCCGTCTTCATCGGTTACCGTGTTTTTATAGAGCTGTGCGGCCAGATAATTCGCACTCTGACTGATTTGTGAACTGGTAGCTCCATTTACCCAGGTGGTTACCGTGGTGTATTTTTTAACGGCATCTTCAGCCGTATTGGCATCATAACCAAACTGCACCGGTTTCGTATCCCATGCATTCCCCACCTGCTTCTGCTGCAGGATCCTGTCTAAGGGTGAGTTTTCCAGGATTTTCTCTGAAAAGATCTTCTCAGAACCGTACAGCGTGGACTGGGTAGCATTGCTCAATGGAGATGTGTAGATTGCTCCATTCTGGGTTATCTGCTGGGGAACCGGAAGGTAGTCTTTCACCTGTCTTCCGAAACCATCGTATTCAATATGGGTGACCACATCTTTTCCCGTTGGGGAAGCTTTGATATTCACCACCTGCTTAGCTCTTCCCAACCCGTCGAAATACTGTACGGTTTCTGCGGATTTGGTGGGTTGTCCACTACTATTGTAATCCAGATAGGTTTTGGAATACACGTAGTTTTCCGTAGTGGTGAGCTGTGCCTGGGATAAACCGGATATTAGCAAAGCGCCTATAGGAATTAATATTTTTTTCATCGTATTAGTTTTTGTAGTTGTACTTGAATTCTTTTAACAGCTTTCCGGTCTGGCTGCCTTCTCTTATTTCTTTCAGCCTGTTGGCGGAATCATAGAGATACACTTCCCGGATTCCTGAAGGAGGAGTAATGCTGGTTACCCCGATCAATGGATCATAAGTGTAGGTACTAATCTGGTAATTAACCATTATGCTGTCTTTCCTGAAATCATCCAGAGCTATGATCAATGCTGCTTCATTGGAAGGATTGGCAGCATCAAGATCGGAAGCTGAGATAATAGCCGCCGCCAGACTGCTTACCTGGGCATAGGTAGCTCCCACGATTTTAGCGATAGGCTGGGCCTGGTTGTAGCCCCATACAATGGCCGTAGGAATACCGTCTTTCGTGGTATACTGCTGTAGGTTGCCTTTGGAATCATATTGATTATAGGTGATTTCCGTGGAAATTGTATTTAAAAGATTGGTAGACTTAACTTCAGTAGGCAGTGGTAGTCCAGAAGTTTTTGTATCGGCTTCTGATTGATTGAGAGGATAAATAGTTTCTATCTTAGAAATTGTTTTTCCTATATCCTGGGCATTGATTTTTTTTGTAGCGACAGTTTCTAGTGGCACTCCGATAATATTATTGGTGATCAGATACGTGTTATTTTTATCAGATGCATAGTTATAACTGATTTCATTCACTGAGTTATCAGGATAGGTTGTACGGGAGGATTTTAACTTTAAATTTGTTAAGTTATAAGTATAATCGCTGGTGGTTGTCAGGATTTTTTCGTTTGCATTTGAATCGTAATAATCTTTGTTTATTGAATTTGTAAGTTCTGCCCAGCCGAACGTATCTTTTTTCCTGTAGTAGCCGATATAGTTAGCTGGTTTTCCACATGACGACGCATTGGAGCATCTGATATCACTGCTACAAAAAGGAGCTGAAAATGCCGAAAGCAAATCCGAATACGACAAGTAAGTACTAGCATAAGGGCAATCAAAATTGAAATAATATAAAGATAATCCTGTAACTTCTACATAATCATGGAAATTATAATTATTGCTGATTGTGTTTAATAATTTGTTGTTATTATTATACTTTTTATCTGAAAGAAGAAGCCCTCTTTTATAGTCCTGATTACTTGTTTCTATGAAAGGATAACTTACAGCAATTGCTGGAAATTGTTCAGGATAATCAATAGGAGATGTATAGGTGTATTCTGTTTTACCCTTCCCCTGTTCAGTAACAGTTACATTTTTATACCCGACATCAGAGCCTTTTGTTACAATAGCAGAGAGATTGTTAAGTTCTGTTTGAACTTTATATGTTACATATCTCCAGTCAACATTTAAACCACACGAAGTCCCAAACTCTTTAAATTTTCTATTTACCTGATACTCCATTACAGGTTTTGGATAAACCAGAGAACCGCTGCTCTTAGTATTATCATCAAACAAGTGATACTGATAAGAAAGCTTTCTTTCAAAACCAATTGGATAAGTATGAAATTTAATATCGTTATCATTTATAGTGGGGCTTCCTTTGAAATAATAAATATTTTTAATCCTGATTCCTCCTCCATAAAGCCACTTATTGATTTGTGCATTTAAGGTTTTCCCATAGATATCAATATGGGCAGTTCCGGTTACAGGTAAAT comes from the Chryseobacterium nepalense genome and includes:
- a CDS encoding cryptochrome/photolyase family protein, with the protein product MAKRIKHTAQLVFPHQLFKDTDYLHKDQPVFLLEEFLFFKQYSFHQQKIAFHRATMKFYENELKKSGFEVEYIESSSKFSDIRNLIPKLEKEGYTTLRTTDVCDHWLEKRLQKTNLEIEILDSPLFINTKEDLKEYFKDKKSYHQTDFYKQQRITRNILMKAGKPLGGKWTYDTENRKRYPKNKKAPAIHFPVNNEYYEEAKQYTEKYFAKNYGTLTEEQLYPTTFKESEKWLEQFLEMRFHEFGIYEDSMVEKEHFLHHSILSPLMNAGLLTAENVLEKAISFAKDNDVPVNSLEGFVRQILGWREFVRGVYIYQGTYQRNKNYWKHQQELPESFYTGETGIRPIDSSLRKILKTGYAHHIERLMIFANFMNLCQFNPDEVYQWFMEMFIDSYDWVMVPNVYGMSSFSDGGKMSTKPYISGSNYIKKMSDYPDGEWTEQWDALFWNFINDNKDFFAKNPRLGMMLRTLEKMPEEKRKQHFKTAREFIGSLK
- a CDS encoding TIGR03643 family protein gives rise to the protein MNKNLNIQQIDRIIEMAWEDRTPFEAIQFQFGISESEVIELMRSELKESSFKLWRKRVNSGISQKHLKKRNEEINRFKCSRQRVISNNKISKR
- a CDS encoding RHS repeat-associated core domain-containing protein, which encodes MQTDYLDGFQYKFTYAWEDETGTMTTDGMKLRIIPTPEGYFDGLRNRYFYNYTDHLGNVRLSYSDADGNGQVTGDIVVNNCYDTPDGQICNNYIITGEAEGVTNYYPFGLMHNAQSYSFDNAYNYKYNGKELQETGMYDYGARFYMPDIGRWGVVDPLAEVNRAWSPYRYAYDNPIRFIDPDGRLEGDFINENGEYLGNDGINDGKVYIVKTTKSSFDSGAPSAGISNKDRKATEKFITENSGNTSAFQSNSIAYDNSVEIAGSPETRQAMVDIVNQDNGKGGTSDANNREYGGRIKKMELLWNLQWDLFVILQLIQMQVLLLLVTEINPHFIHIQAEAKLNHQHQIIF
- a CDS encoding XRE family transcriptional regulator — translated: MQNCEGYLYLPARARRSRQRGKPSIDTANKLASFLEVSLDYLTGNADVLLDMQTMDRILEVQALPDDIKDKLFYFIDMTVRDYKAKKAYS
- a CDS encoding DUF6443 domain-containing protein, producing the protein MKKILIPIGALLISGLSQAQLTTTENYVYSKTYLDYNSSGQPTKSAETVQYFDGLGRAKQVVNIKASPTGKDVVTHIEYDGFGRQVKDYLPVPQQITQNGAIYTSPLSNATQSTLYGSEKIFSEKILENSPLDRILQQKQVGNAWDTKPVQFGYDANTAEDAVKKYTTVTTWVNGATSSQISQSANYLAAQLYKNTVTDEDGNQTIEFKNGEGQVLLVRKMLSATEKVDTYYVYNEYNQLAYVIPPLASNVQTLSASDLDNLCYQYKYDGRNRLVEKKLPGKGWEYMLYDKQDRLVATQDTVMKEKGQWLYTKYDQFGRVAITGIGTGYQRSVEQGTVDSFGSNNVTRINTPFFNRQGIDVYYNNPDGSYPNSSNWVTLLSLNYYDSYPGYYFNPSFPTNILGEPTLTETNTAEGLSTKSLPVMSLVKNIEDDNWTKNYTYYDKKGRAIGSYSINHLGGRTQTESRLDFAGAVQQSITRHKRLDTDTDKVITENFTYDSQNRLLTHTHQVDNNPVEYLAQNTYNELSQLKNKKVGGTVLGSGLQKVDYAYNIRGWMTQINDPNNLSGDLFAYKIKYNEVEGLQTPDTSDASLQVLPKYNGNIAEVDWKTGVSANESLKRYGYVYDKLNRLSAGFYQNSTNPSLREYYEKATYDLNGNIKTIQRTAQRMGATALLIDNLTYDYENSNMSNRLQKVKDAVTLTQGFPYKATPTNIGYDDNGNMTSFPDKNISSIQYNYLNLPKKITQNSQVTDYVYRADGVKVKKLFGGLQTDYLDGFQYKFTYAWEDETGTMTSDGMKLRIIPTPEGYFDGLRNRYFYNYTDHLGNVRLSYSDADGNGQVTGDIVVNNCYDTPDGQVCNNYIITGEAEGVTNYYPFGLMHNAQSYSFDNAYNYKYQSQELQETGFYSFKWRNYMPDVGRFFNIDPLSEKYAYQSHYNFSENKVTSHRELEGLEAVPADNFNKNQSTLVVLGLGRADGRNGDGVGSGTNTLYSNLPKNLQTDGALSSLQNSLGSNIAVAAYTGTDSGLAATHMVETISNYRSVNPDGNVIMIGHSLGGKDILNAASSTTENINLVLTMEPVSVNAGGGTAYSSDPYSASLGGNVQNIISLSADKNMFSGGGGSKTVTGQNSIKATMTGTGHTNIDDSMTPYLKPLIQRTDQGVNPVKWFQNVNWNNFQVQPNVRTGDQQKKGTGSGS